Proteins encoded in a region of the Bacteroidota bacterium genome:
- a CDS encoding DUF4294 domain-containing protein — translation MAQDKKVVSYAKIVNGDTIPVVQLKEVNVSAYRIVEKNEFRQMTRFIRNVKKVYPYAKIAGLKLKEYNDILLQTPDEKEQKKILKRAEQELKDEFGEDLKQLTFSQGKILIKLIDRETGNCSFELVKELRGGFTAFFYQAFARIFGYDLKEKYDPRGEDSLIELIVMMIENGSI, via the coding sequence ATGGCTCAAGATAAAAAAGTAGTTTCTTATGCGAAAATAGTTAATGGAGATACCATTCCTGTTGTTCAACTAAAAGAAGTTAATGTATCGGCATACCGAATTGTTGAAAAAAATGAATTTCGGCAGATGACCCGATTCATAAGAAATGTTAAAAAAGTTTATCCATATGCCAAGATTGCCGGTTTAAAACTGAAGGAATATAACGATATTCTTTTACAAACTCCTGATGAGAAAGAACAAAAAAAAATCCTAAAGCGTGCCGAACAAGAATTAAAGGATGAGTTTGGCGAGGATTTAAAACAGTTGACTTTTTCGCAAGGAAAAATTCTCATAAAGCTTATTGATCGTGAAACAGGAAATTGTTCTTTTGAATTGGTTAAAGAGCTCAGGGGTGGTTTTACCGCTTTCTTTTATCAAGCATTTGCCCGAATATTTGGTTATGATTTGAAAGAAAAATATGACCCTAGAGGCGAGGACAGCTTAATTGAACTTATCGTGATGATGATAGAAAATGGCAGCATTTAA